DNA sequence from the Arthrobacter crystallopoietes genome:
CAGCCATGTCCAGTGCCGCCTCGTTAGCGGCTTCCCTGCGCTGCAACTCCGTCTCATCAACCTCGTGAAGCGCAATGCCTGTTGCTGCCGCGAGGGCTGCGGTGATATCGATGTCGTCGCTGCCTGTGTTGTGGCCTCCCAGGTGAGGAACGGCAGCCAGCAGTTGCTGGGTGTATTCATGCCGCGGATCGTTGAAGATCTCCTGTGCCGTTCCCGTTTCGACGATCCGGCCGCGACGCATCACGGCGATGCGGTCCGCCAGATCAGCGACCACACCCATGTCGTGGGTAATCAGAACGATGGCGCTATCCAGCTTGTTGCGGAGATTGCGCATCAGGTCCAGGATCTCGGCCTGAACCGTCACGTCGAGAGCGGTGGTCGGTTCGTCGGCGATCAGCAGCTTCGGATCGCAAGACAGCGACTGCGCGATCATCGCACGTTGCCGTTGTCCGCCAGACAACTGGTGGGGATAGGACTTGAACGCCTTCTCCGGATCGGGCAGTTCGACCAGCTCGAGCAGGCGAATGGCCCGGTCCTTGGCCTCCTCGGGAGAAATGGCGTTGTGCAGGCGCAGTGTCTCCACAATCTGAAAGCCGATGGTGTAGACCGGGTTCATCGCCGTCATCGGTTCCTGGAAAATAACGGCCACGTCATTGCCGCGAAGCTGCCGCAGTTTATTGGGGTTGAGTCCCAGGATCTCCTTTCCATTGAGCTTCACGCTGCCGCGCACTCGGCTATTGGCCGGCAGCAGTCCCAGAAGCGCCATGGAACTGGCACTTTTGCCCGAACCGGACTCACCGACAATGGCGAGCACCTCCCCTGCCGAGACCTGGTAGTTCAGATCAATGGCGGCCGGCACCCATTCCTTCTCAACACCAAAATCAACGCTCAGATCCGAAACCTCCAGCACCGGCGGTTCTGAGCCGCCAGCGGGGGTTCCGGTATAGATGGGGATGGCAGGATCGATCATTTCAGTCATTGCGGGTTTGTCCTTCCAACTGCTCGCAGCCGGCTTGTTCCATTAGTGATGTGGCGCACGAGCCTGACACGATGGAAGCATGTCCAGTCATGACACCGACCCTCCTGTTGTTTTCCGGCCGAGAAGTGCCGCTTGGTTGACGGGTGTTGTCTGGCTCATCGTGTTGTTCAGCCTGGTCTCTACAGCCGTAACGCATGGTTTCCCGGCTCTCGTGCAGCTTGCGCCGTTGGTGGCCCTCGGGTATCTGGCGTGGTGGCTGGCCTGGTACCCCGCCGTCGTTGTTTCCGACGCCGGGGTGGCGCTGCGCAATCCGCTGCTGACAGTTCAGGTCCCGTGGCCCGCCCTGATCATGGTTGACACGAAATACGCGCTGACACTGGTCACGCCGAAGGGAAAGTTCGCGGCATGGGCGGCGCCGGCGCCTGGCATCTTCGGCGTCCAACGCGCACAGCCGGGGCATGTCCGCGGGCTGCCGGAGGTGACCTATGGGCCGGGCGAATCCGTGCGTCCCGGTGACCTTTCCAATTCGGATTCCGGTGCCGCGGCCTTCCATGTCCGCTCCCGTTGGGCCGAACTGATCTCGTCCGGCGCGGTGGCGGCCGGCGAGGCCGACACTGCCACAGTCGCGAAAAGGCCGAACTGGCTGGTTCTCATTGCGGCAGCAGCCCTGATTGTAGCCAGCGTGCTGTCGTTGACGGGCTGAGCACGGCGCGATCAAAAGATTTTCAGCCGTCATCTCAAACTTTCGTAGGTCGGGAGCCCTCGGCTCCCTGACCATCATCCGGCGCCGTTGCTGCACCGGCCTTCTTGGCATTGAACTTCTTCTGCCGGGGGTCAAAGGCATCCCGCAGTCCGTCGCCGATGAAGTTGATGCACAAGCAGATGGCCACAATGAAAATGCCCGGCCACCAGAAGAGCCACGGACGGGTGGAAAACGCTTCCTGGTTCTGGCTGATCAGCGAGCCCAGTGAAACGTCGGGTGCCTTCACACCCATACCGATATAGGACAGGCTGGTCTCCAGCAGAATCGCAGCCGACATACTCAGCGTCACGCTGACAATGATGACGCCCACGGCGTTGGGAAGAATGTGCTTAAAGATGATCCGGGCGTTTGAAGCGCCGGCGATGCGGGCTGCATCCACGAATTCGCGCTCGCGCAGGGAGAGAAATTCTGCTCGGACCAGCCGGGCGAGACCGGTCCACGCGACGAGCCCGACAAAGAGGCCCAGGAAATAGGGCTGGATTCCGGCTGGAATCCAGCGTGCAGCGAGTTGACCGAGAACGGCTGCAAGAATAATCAGCGGAATCACGATGACGATGTCCGTCAGTCGCATGAGCACCGCTTCGATCCTGCCGCGGAAGAAGCCGGAGACGGCTCCAACCACGACGCCGATGGCGCCGCCGACGACGCCGATGATGAACATCACTGCTACGGAAATTTGCACGCCCCGCATTGTCTGGGCGAAGGTATCCCGGCCCAGCCGGTCCTGGCCGAACGGGTGCTCGCCCAAGCTGAACGGGAAGAGCTGCAGTGTGGGCTTTCCGCCATTGGCCAAGTCATTGACCTCGTTGTAGGTGAATTTCCACCAGCCCGGCAGGCCGAAGAAACCGCCCGCAGAGTAAGCCAGAACCAGAATGAGCAAGAACAGCACCAGGCTGATCAGCGCCGCAGTGTTGCCCATGAACCTCTTGCGGACAATCTGGCCTTGGCTTAGTCCGGCTTTTTCTTGATGTGCCGCAGGTTCGGTTGAAACAGTACTCGTGGTGGTCATGCCTTGACCCTCACTCTCGGATCCAGGGCGGAGTAGACGAGGTCCGCTATGAGGTTGAAGACGAGCGCCAGGATGCCCGTGACCAGGAAAACTCCCATGACGGGATTCGGGTCAACGCGATCCAGGGCCTGGATAAAGAGTTGCCCCATGCCAGCGAACGCGAAGACCCGCTCCGTGATGACCGCACCGCCAATCAGTCCGCCGATGTCATAGGCCACGATAGTGGCAATGGGAATCAGGGCGTTCCTGAACGCGTGGCGCATAACCACCGTCCGCTCGCCGAGCCCCTTCGCCCGCGCGGTACGGATGTAGTCCATGTTCATGATTTCCAGCATCGAAGAGCGCGAATAACGGCTGTAGGAAGCCAATGAAATCAGCAGCAGTGCAATGGTGGGCAGGAGCAGGTGGGTAAAGGTATCGAGGCCGTGCACCCAGAAGTCACCTTCCAGGTTCGGCGTCTCCGCTCCGATGGTAGCGATGGGCCGACCGTTGACTCTGTTGTTGTTGAAGTAAGCGGGCCATGCCTGCATGTACCGGTCCAGAAGGACCAGTCCCGCGGTCAGGAACGACGTAATGACTGCCGCGCTCATGTTCTGGCGTCGGTCGTAGCCACCCATGAGGTATCCAACTCCCAGCCCTAGCAGGATTGTGGCTACGGCCAGCAGGACAACCATCAGGCCCGTTGCCTGAGCCAGCAGCGGCTGGATGGGGAAATACAGCATGATGCCGACGGCAACCATTATCAGGGACGAATACAGCGCGCGCCGATTCTTCAAGCCAGCGGTCAACAAGGTTGCGCCGAAGGCGACTCCTGCACCTGCGACTGCAATAACCGGCAGCCCAAGCCCTGGCGAGCTGAACCAAGACGTCGCCGACAGCAGCCAGAGCACGCCGCCGGCCAGCACGAACCCGATGCCAGCGGCCTTGAGCCTGGCCGGCACTGTTCCACGGGCGCAGATGTACCAGATCAAGGCGCTGACCACGCTCACCATGATTATGGTTACCAAGGGGATTTGCGGTTCCCGCAGAAAGTTGTTGAACCCGATGGCAACGTATTCCTTGAGCAGAACTGCTACCCAGAAAACCGGCAGCGAGAAGAAGAGGAACGCCATAAAGGTGACGCCATAGTCCAGCGTGCTGTACTGACGCAGCGCTGTCACGATGCCGAGCGAAACGCCGATAAGCACGGCTAGAATTGCGGCCGCGCTAACCAAGAGTATCGTCATGCCCATGGCTCTGCCCAGCGCCTCCGTCACGGGCTGTCCTGTGGTGGAAAACCCGAGATCGCACTGGCCGGCGAACGGCACGAGGCATTTTGCTGCGCCTCCTAACCAGTGGAAGTAACGTATGGGTGCAGGCACATTCAGGTCCAGAAGCTCAATACGCTGCTGGATGAGCTCTTCCTTATTCGGCTGGTTGCTCGTGCGTAGGTCAGCAAGCGGGTCGCCGGACAGTGCGGTTAATTGGTAGACCAAGAATGAGGCACCCAGGAGAATCAGTACGGCTGTGAATAGCCGCCGCACAATATAGGTCACCATTGTTTGTATAAACCTCGTTTTCACTTCCCGGACGACGTAATCCGGTTGCCCGCCTCTTGAACTCCGATCCGCGAGGGGAGATTCATGGCCGCAAATAGGTCAGGTAAGTTTCACAAGACTACAAAGGCGCCGGGACCGTTGTTGCATGTGGTCCCAGCGCCTTGCAGTACCCTGCGCGTTAGAACGTTAGGGACTTACTCACCCTTGACTTTCCAGTCCCAGAAGTTCCAGAAGACACCGGTCTGGTTCGGCTGGTAGACAACGCCTTCAACACGTTCGCTGTTGTAAGCATCGAGCCCCACCGACTGGAAGAGCGGCAATCCATAGAATGAGTCCCACACCAGCTTGTCGATCTTGGTGATGATTTCATCCTGTGCGGCCGCGTCCGTGGTGACCATGAGTTCGTCCATCAGCTTGTCGGCCTCTGGATCGGAGAAGCCGTTGTAGTTTGAGCCGCTGTCCGTACGGAAGATCTGCGGTACGCCGCTGACGCCGACACCGGAGTTGATCCAGCCGTAGATGGACGCATCATAGGTGCCGGTTCCCAAGGCAGCACCCCAGTCAGAGGCGCCCAGACCGCCGTCGACAATTTCGAACCCTGCCTGCTCCGCAGATTCCTGGATCAAGGCAAAGGCATCCACGCGGTTCGGGTTGTCCTTGTTGTACATGATCCGCACTTCGGGAGTCTCGCCGTTGAGCAACTCCTTGGCGCCTTCGATGTCAGCTTCCTGGTATGCCTCCGAGCCGTTGGACGCGGCAGAGGCCCCATAGGCCTCCTGGGCAGGAACGAAGAACTGCGAGTCCAGCGGTGCAGCGTCTTCCTTCAGCGGCTTCACGATGCGGTCCACGATGGTCTGCCGTGGAACAGCTTTCATGAAGGCTTCCCGGACGTTTTCATCGGCGAAAACGCCCGTGTAATTGAGGTCGATGTGGTCGTAGGCCAGCTGGTCGTCGACTTCTACTGTGACGCCATCAATCGATTCGAGCAGCTCGACTGTGTCCGCGGAGGGCTGAGGGGCAATGATGTCCACCTCGCCGTTCTCCAGCGCTTGGACCTGGTCGGGGGCGGCGCCGATGAACCGGACGGTAATTTCGTTCACGTTCGGGGTCGGGCCCCAGTCATAGGACTCATTGCGTACCAGGGTGATTGACTGATCCGGCGTGATGCTGTCCACCATGAAAGGCCCACTGGAGAGATACAGCGATTCGTCGCTGGGCAACGACTTCGTGTCGAATCCAGTGTTATAAACGTCGGCAACTGCTTGCAGCTCGGCATTCGGATCGGCAGGATTCGCCGCGTCACCGCGTTCCAGTCCCTCAATCAGGTCGATAAGAGCTTGCTCGTCAGCCAAGCCGGCCTTTTCTGCAATGACATGCGCAGGCATGCCGATACCGCCGTCGTTTAGTCCGCCGAAGACAATCTCCCAGTCGGCGTACGGCTTGGAGTAGGTCAAGGTGATGGAGCGGCCGTCGTCGCCGATCTCGGGGATCTCGGTCAGTGCGAGGCCGCTCGTGTCGCCGGCGTAATCGAAGTAGTTCGTTCCTTCGGTGACTTCACCGGTTTCCGGGTCGACCGTCGCATCATTGGCGTAGCCGGATTCGGAGACCCAGTTCAGCATGAGGTCGGCCGCGTCGACGGCATTGCCATCAGACCACTGGACGCCCTCGTTGAGGGTGTATTTCACGACCAGTGGGTCATCGGAAAGCTTTTCATATGTTCCGAATTCTTCATTCCGGACGACGTTGAGTTCATTATCGATGTGGTAGAAACCGCCGCGGGTCATGTAGGCGATCTTGCCGTTGATATCAACGTTGCCTGCGGCGGTGTCCGAGTTGAACGAACTGAACGCATTGGTCTCAGCGACACTAATGGTTCCACCGGTAGCCGCGGTATCGCCTGCACCTTCGGATGCGGTATTTCCGCCACCCGTCGACGCGCAGGCACTCAGTGCCATGGCCGCAACAGCAGCAACACCGATTGCTTTGGAAGTACGTCCGAAACGCATTCCGCCTCCTAGTTCCTCAGAGTGATTTGTGTGGCCGGTCCGCCGATCGGGATCCGGCAAAAGCACGGATTGGTTGCCCCTGAATTACTGCCGTGAAAGTGGCGTGCCTCACATGCATAAGAGCGTAAACCGTTACACCTACTCTTGGGTATAAAAAAGTTGCTTCACAACGGGTTGTTATCGAGATGCAACCAAACGACGGCGCAACACAACGTCCCAAACGAGCCTCTTCACTCCGAGCGGAAGATCAGCCGATCCGCGTAAACTCGCGGAAGAAACGGGCAAAAAAAGAGCCAGCGGCCCCGCTCTTGTCGAACCGGAACCGCTGGGTGGGACGATTTTTAGTTATTGGTTGCTAACCGGTTCCACGCATTGCGGCAGCAAGCGGGCAAGCTACATCCACTTCACGCCGTCCTTCTCGTACTCCCGGATGCGATAGGCAATCATCCTGCTGAGCACGTCCGTGGGTACAGGTGCGTCGTACGGCAGCTGTATCGAGCCTTTGCCTGTCTTGTATCCAATGAGCTGGTCACTGAAAGCAGCAAGGGTGGACGGCGTAAAGACGAAATTTGCGTGCTTTTGATGGCCGCTAAAGACGAACAGAATTGTTCCCAGGGAGTAGGCAGGGTGGCCCCATTTGAGTCCTTCGGTGGCGTTGGGAGCGCAGTTGCGGCTTATTTCCCGCAATTCCCGAAGCCGCAACTGGACGTCCTCGGCGAACGAACCGATGTACGCGTCAACGCTCTCGTGCTGTATCGCCATAGGACTACCTTGCCATCATCGACACAGACTCAGGTGGTAAAGCGGAACTCCTCCACATCCTCGCGGTGAGAAACCTCCGTTTGCCGACGCGATGAGGTCTAGATTCTCGGCGTGCGCTACGCCGTCATGATCACACCCAACGTGTGTGTGTTGCTGCCGCACCGCGATCATCCGATCATGTAGGCGAATCCACGCCCCTCCGAGGCCACCGCATCGGCGAAGTCTCTAGCTCGATGTAGGAATTGGGTCGCGTAGGCCAGCTCGGACTCCAACGACTGACTGGACGAGCAGAACCCGCCCAGGCCCGCTTCGATGTCGGCGTCGCTGATCGTCTCAAGGTCCCGGGCGATGGGTTCGACCTCATGAGGCGGGAGTGCGCGCACCCACGGCCGCCAGGTGAAACCACCGTCGGTGTTTGTCACCTGCCCTTCGAACATCCGGTAGGCCGCTCTGGCTCCAGCACCCGAAGAGCGCCGAGCAGTTAGCCGCTGCAGGTGCTGCCATGCCTTGTCGAGGTAGAGAAAGTCACGCTCCGGCAAGGATTGCCGGAAGTCTGTGACACCGTGAGTGAAACCCGGCTCAAGGCCCAATGCGTCCGCGAGCGGGTCGGAGCCAATCACCGTGAGTGGGTCAGCGAGTGCCTTCTCGGTCTGATCGCTGTCGAATGCGTATGCGTAGTATCTGATTCCCATACGACGATTTTGAGACAGCAGTACGCCGCCACGGCCAATATCGTGTCGCCTGTGGATAACGAGGCAGGGGACCGACAGTCGTCCGATATGAAAAGGGACTTGACTGCGCTCCGCCACAGCAAAAACGTGTGGCGGCAAACATCGATGTCGTACGGGGAATACCCGGCCCAAACACGACCGGCCAGCCTCAACGAGGCAGATATCGCAGATACGCGGCGCCTTGTCGAAGATTCTGTATTCAGGAGGGGTCGATCGATCCGCACTCCAGGGTGCGCTTTACCCAGCCCGGCGGTCGCT
Encoded proteins:
- a CDS encoding iron chaperone is translated as MAIQHESVDAYIGSFAEDVQLRLRELREISRNCAPNATEGLKWGHPAYSLGTILFVFSGHQKHANFVFTPSTLAAFSDQLIGYKTGKGSIQLPYDAPVPTDVLSRMIAYRIREYEKDGVKWM
- a CDS encoding ABC transporter ATP-binding protein — translated: MIDPAIPIYTGTPAGGSEPPVLEVSDLSVDFGVEKEWVPAAIDLNYQVSAGEVLAIVGESGSGKSASSMALLGLLPANSRVRGSVKLNGKEILGLNPNKLRQLRGNDVAVIFQEPMTAMNPVYTIGFQIVETLRLHNAISPEEAKDRAIRLLELVELPDPEKAFKSYPHQLSGGQRQRAMIAQSLSCDPKLLIADEPTTALDVTVQAEILDLMRNLRNKLDSAIVLITHDMGVVADLADRIAVMRRGRIVETGTAQEIFNDPRHEYTQQLLAAVPHLGGHNTGSDDIDITAALAAATGIALHEVDETELQRREAANEAALDMAARESTHGEPVLELTNVAIEYPKQGRVPAFRAVEGANLAIYPGQVVGLVGESGSGKTTIGRAAVGLLPVAEGSLKVVGREIAGASRKQLHALRRQVGMVFQDPSSSLNPRLPIGESIGEPMFLAGVAKGATLQRNIETLLDQVELPRGYRNRYPHELSGGQKQRVGIARALSLEPKLMVADEPTSALDVSVQATVLELFQNLQRELGFACLFVTHDLAVIDVLADRICVMRHGNIVEQGTRDQILRHPQELYTQRLLAAVPLPDPDKQRERRELRAQLLATAD
- a CDS encoding DUF1877 family protein, with amino-acid sequence MGIRYYAYAFDSDQTEKALADPLTVIGSDPLADALGLEPGFTHGVTDFRQSLPERDFLYLDKAWQHLQRLTARRSSGAGARAAYRMFEGQVTNTDGGFTWRPWVRALPPHEVEPIARDLETISDADIEAGLGGFCSSSQSLESELAYATQFLHRARDFADAVASEGRGFAYMIG
- a CDS encoding PH domain-containing protein gives rise to the protein MSSHDTDPPVVFRPRSAAWLTGVVWLIVLFSLVSTAVTHGFPALVQLAPLVALGYLAWWLAWYPAVVVSDAGVALRNPLLTVQVPWPALIMVDTKYALTLVTPKGKFAAWAAPAPGIFGVQRAQPGHVRGLPEVTYGPGESVRPGDLSNSDSGAAAFHVRSRWAELISSGAVAAGEADTATVAKRPNWLVLIAAAALIVASVLSLTG
- a CDS encoding ABC transporter family substrate-binding protein; translation: MRFGRTSKAIGVAAVAAMALSACASTGGGNTASEGAGDTAATGGTISVAETNAFSSFNSDTAAGNVDINGKIAYMTRGGFYHIDNELNVVRNEEFGTYEKLSDDPLVVKYTLNEGVQWSDGNAVDAADLMLNWVSESGYANDATVDPETGEVTEGTNYFDYAGDTSGLALTEIPEIGDDGRSITLTYSKPYADWEIVFGGLNDGGIGMPAHVIAEKAGLADEQALIDLIEGLERGDAANPADPNAELQAVADVYNTGFDTKSLPSDESLYLSSGPFMVDSITPDQSITLVRNESYDWGPTPNVNEITVRFIGAAPDQVQALENGEVDIIAPQPSADTVELLESIDGVTVEVDDQLAYDHIDLNYTGVFADENVREAFMKAVPRQTIVDRIVKPLKEDAAPLDSQFFVPAQEAYGASAASNGSEAYQEADIEGAKELLNGETPEVRIMYNKDNPNRVDAFALIQESAEQAGFEIVDGGLGASDWGAALGTGTYDASIYGWINSGVGVSGVPQIFRTDSGSNYNGFSDPEADKLMDELMVTTDAAAQDEIITKIDKLVWDSFYGLPLFQSVGLDAYNSERVEGVVYQPNQTGVFWNFWDWKVKGE
- a CDS encoding ABC transporter permease is translated as MTTTSTVSTEPAAHQEKAGLSQGQIVRKRFMGNTAALISLVLFLLILVLAYSAGGFFGLPGWWKFTYNEVNDLANGGKPTLQLFPFSLGEHPFGQDRLGRDTFAQTMRGVQISVAVMFIIGVVGGAIGVVVGAVSGFFRGRIEAVLMRLTDIVIVIPLIILAAVLGQLAARWIPAGIQPYFLGLFVGLVAWTGLARLVRAEFLSLREREFVDAARIAGASNARIIFKHILPNAVGVIIVSVTLSMSAAILLETSLSYIGMGVKAPDVSLGSLISQNQEAFSTRPWLFWWPGIFIVAICLCINFIGDGLRDAFDPRQKKFNAKKAGAATAPDDGQGAEGSRPTKV
- a CDS encoding ABC transporter permease, with protein sequence MVTYIVRRLFTAVLILLGASFLVYQLTALSGDPLADLRTSNQPNKEELIQQRIELLDLNVPAPIRYFHWLGGAAKCLVPFAGQCDLGFSTTGQPVTEALGRAMGMTILLVSAAAILAVLIGVSLGIVTALRQYSTLDYGVTFMAFLFFSLPVFWVAVLLKEYVAIGFNNFLREPQIPLVTIIMVSVVSALIWYICARGTVPARLKAAGIGFVLAGGVLWLLSATSWFSSPGLGLPVIAVAGAGVAFGATLLTAGLKNRRALYSSLIMVAVGIMLYFPIQPLLAQATGLMVVLLAVATILLGLGVGYLMGGYDRRQNMSAAVITSFLTAGLVLLDRYMQAWPAYFNNNRVNGRPIATIGAETPNLEGDFWVHGLDTFTHLLLPTIALLLISLASYSRYSRSSMLEIMNMDYIRTARAKGLGERTVVMRHAFRNALIPIATIVAYDIGGLIGGAVITERVFAFAGMGQLFIQALDRVDPNPVMGVFLVTGILALVFNLIADLVYSALDPRVRVKA